In a genomic window of Bacteroidales bacterium:
- the pheS gene encoding phenylalanine--tRNA ligase subunit alpha — protein MKDKVNNLLEEVKSFSTENMEHLEQFRIKFLGRKGLLQDLFEEFKTLTVEQKKDAGQLLNLLKNAAQEKVNQLKEMLEGSEQKEDINVDLTMPASFREAGSRHPLNIVRNEIIRIFSRLGFTVSEGPEIEDDWHNFSALNFPPEHPARDMQDTFFIEKDPDIALRTHTSSVQIRTMETTKPPIRAIFPGRVYRNEAISARAHCFFHQVEGLYIDKNVSYADLRQTLLYFAKEMFAPDTRIRLRPSYFPFTEPSAEMDISCNLCGGKGCGFCKYTGWVEILGCGMVDPNVLENCGIDSKIYSGFAFGMGIERITNLKYQVKDLRMFSENDIRFLRQFESSF, from the coding sequence ATGAAAGATAAAGTTAACAACCTCCTGGAAGAAGTAAAAAGCTTCTCAACTGAGAATATGGAACACCTGGAACAATTCAGGATCAAGTTCCTTGGTAGGAAAGGTTTGCTTCAGGATTTGTTTGAAGAGTTTAAAACATTAACGGTTGAACAAAAGAAAGATGCCGGGCAATTGTTAAATCTCTTGAAGAACGCTGCACAGGAAAAAGTTAACCAGTTAAAGGAGATGTTGGAAGGAAGTGAGCAGAAGGAGGATATCAATGTCGATTTAACTATGCCCGCTTCATTCCGGGAGGCAGGGTCCCGTCATCCTTTGAATATTGTAAGGAATGAGATTATTCGCATTTTCTCAAGGCTGGGATTTACTGTTAGTGAAGGCCCTGAAATAGAAGATGATTGGCATAATTTCTCTGCATTGAACTTCCCTCCGGAGCATCCGGCACGTGATATGCAGGATACCTTCTTCATTGAAAAAGATCCGGATATAGCTTTACGTACGCATACCTCAAGCGTTCAGATTCGAACTATGGAAACTACCAAGCCCCCTATCCGGGCCATTTTCCCTGGTCGGGTTTACCGCAATGAAGCTATTTCAGCCCGCGCTCACTGCTTCTTTCACCAGGTAGAAGGACTCTACATTGATAAGAATGTTTCATATGCTGATTTAAGGCAAACCTTACTCTATTTTGCTAAAGAAATGTTTGCTCCTGATACCAGGATTCGTCTGCGTCCTTCATACTTTCCTTTTACTGAGCCTTCTGCAGAAATGGATATTTCATGTAACCTTTGTGGTGGAAAAGGATGCGGATTCTGCAAATACACTGGATGGGTAGAAATTCTTGGCTGTGGTATGGTGGATCCTAATGTTCTGGAAAATTGTGGAATCGATAGCAAGATTTATAGTGGATTCGCTTTTGGAATGGGTATTGAACGTATCACCAACCTGAAATACCAGGTGAAAGATTTGAGAATGTTCTCTGAGAATGACATCAGGTTCCTGAGGCAGTTTGAGTCTTCATTCTGA
- a CDS encoding NUDIX hydrolase, with amino-acid sequence MSYCYDYPRAAVTVDALIFRDVKQGTEVLLIRRGNEPFKDMWALPGGFIEMDETLEEAIQRELQEETGLSGIELKQLHTFSSVNRDPRHRTISTVFWGIMTEEDDKVIAGDDASEAGWFRTNDLPSLAFDHAEVILMGLKNLKSE; translated from the coding sequence ATGAGTTACTGTTACGATTACCCCAGGGCTGCTGTTACCGTTGATGCGCTGATTTTCAGAGATGTGAAACAGGGGACTGAAGTTCTTCTTATACGAAGAGGAAACGAACCTTTCAAAGATATGTGGGCATTACCAGGTGGTTTTATCGAAATGGATGAAACACTGGAAGAAGCTATCCAGAGAGAACTACAGGAAGAAACAGGCCTTTCAGGAATTGAGCTTAAGCAATTGCACACATTTAGTAGTGTGAACAGAGATCCCCGGCACAGAACTATCAGCACAGTTTTCTGGGGAATAATGACCGAAGAGGATGATAAGGTAATAGCAGGTGACGATGCAAGTGAAGCCGGTTGGTTCAGGACTAACGACCTTCCATCACTGGCTTTTGATCATGCAGAAGTAATACTAATGGGGCTGAAAAATTTAAAGTCTGAATAG
- a CDS encoding IPExxxVDY family protein has protein sequence MARKNRLDAVTEFAIALIGIATSHRDYKLVHYINESLQINLINEEDLPVFNVKNDSLSYFPFFTYYHPDLRTDFCLIANNNNSTFLIPSLKQINFFLLMQGAAYQQHIDTVSASLRKIQGVQAAILVNQSGIKEIGPLLEDIELHKIEIQKKAGDSIVKLYKNDEE, from the coding sequence ATGGCCAGGAAAAACCGTTTGGATGCTGTAACAGAATTTGCAATTGCCCTAATAGGAATTGCTACATCGCATCGCGATTATAAACTGGTTCATTACATTAACGAGAGTTTGCAGATAAACCTGATAAACGAGGAAGACCTCCCGGTTTTTAATGTAAAAAATGATTCTCTTTCCTATTTCCCATTCTTCACCTATTACCATCCGGATCTAAGGACCGACTTCTGCCTCATTGCGAATAACAATAATAGTACTTTCCTGATTCCTTCGCTTAAACAGATAAATTTCTTTCTCCTGATGCAAGGCGCAGCTTATCAGCAGCACATAGATACAGTTTCAGCGAGTTTAAGAAAAATACAGGGGGTCCAGGCAGCTATACTTGTAAATCAGTCTGGAATTAAAGAGATAGGACCATTATTGGAAGATATCGAATTGCATAAGATCGAAATTCAGAAGAAGGCAGGAGATTCTATTGTCAAGTTATATAAGAATGATGAAGAGTAA
- the elbB gene encoding isoprenoid biosynthesis glyoxalase ElbB, producing MKKFAVILAGCGVYDGAEIHEAVLTLLAIEKNGAGYDIFAPDILQHHVVNHSTGQEMNETRNVLVESARIARGKIKPLNDLDVRTFDAIIFPGGFGVAKNLCNFAFKGDQCSVDPTVSTLIREAISHRKPIGALCISPVILAKILGNVSITIGDEAETVELVEKMGAQHIVAGHGQVVIDDKHKVFSTPCYMLDATISQIAEGADNIVKAMLKSM from the coding sequence ATGAAAAAGTTTGCAGTTATTCTGGCAGGATGTGGAGTCTATGATGGTGCAGAGATCCATGAGGCTGTCCTGACTCTTCTTGCTATTGAAAAAAATGGAGCCGGTTATGATATTTTTGCTCCTGATATCTTACAGCATCATGTCGTTAACCATTCCACAGGCCAGGAAATGAATGAAACCAGGAACGTATTGGTAGAAAGTGCAAGGATAGCCAGGGGAAAGATCAAACCGTTAAATGACCTGGATGTCAGGACCTTTGATGCAATCATTTTTCCTGGAGGTTTTGGTGTTGCTAAAAATCTCTGCAACTTTGCATTTAAAGGAGATCAATGTTCAGTTGATCCTACCGTTTCAACACTTATCCGGGAAGCTATCAGCCACAGGAAACCCATCGGAGCCCTCTGTATTTCACCTGTTATCCTTGCAAAAATACTTGGAAATGTTTCCATTACAATTGGGGACGAAGCAGAAACGGTGGAACTTGTTGAAAAGATGGGCGCTCAGCATATTGTAGCGGGACATGGACAGGTTGTTATCGATGATAAGCACAAGGTTTTCTCCACTCCATGTTATATGTTGGATGCTACCATTTCCCAGATTGCGGAAGGAGCCGATAATATTGTGAAAGCGATGTTAAAATCAATGTAG
- the rnc gene encoding ribonuclease III, protein MSPFDVIKPIRVILSEDKELYSFIKNIFGFYPGNIFLYKLAFRHKSLAKELTNGTRVSNERLEYLGDAILSAVVADYLFKIFPIKGEGFLTEMRSRIVSRASLNKLSQKLGLDKLIQVSTEGNNVYKSMNGDAFEALIGAIYLDKGYQFTRRIIIEKIILQHFDLDELENNDTNYKSRLIEWAQREKHSVEFIQVSEVGHGYTKQYVIEVLIDKRPFGKGRDYSIKGAEQNAAMKTLIELDISKA, encoded by the coding sequence TTGTCCCCGTTCGACGTAATTAAACCCATCAGGGTTATACTTTCAGAAGACAAAGAGTTATACTCCTTCATAAAGAATATTTTCGGGTTTTATCCTGGAAATATTTTTTTGTATAAACTGGCCTTCAGGCACAAATCCCTTGCAAAAGAACTCACTAATGGCACAAGGGTTTCTAATGAACGATTAGAATACCTTGGGGATGCCATTTTAAGCGCTGTTGTAGCTGATTATCTTTTTAAAATATTCCCTATTAAAGGGGAAGGCTTCCTGACTGAAATGCGGTCCAGGATCGTTAGCCGGGCATCCCTAAATAAACTATCCCAAAAATTAGGACTTGACAAGCTTATCCAGGTTAGTACAGAAGGAAATAATGTGTACAAATCGATGAATGGCGATGCTTTTGAAGCCCTGATAGGAGCCATATACCTCGATAAAGGGTATCAATTTACCCGAAGAATCATCATTGAAAAAATCATTCTTCAGCACTTTGACCTCGATGAACTTGAAAACAATGATACTAACTATAAAAGCCGTTTAATCGAGTGGGCCCAAAGAGAAAAACATAGTGTTGAATTTATCCAGGTCAGCGAAGTCGGGCATGGATATACAAAACAATATGTTATTGAAGTGCTTATTGACAAACGCCCTTTTGGAAAAGGCAGGGATTATTCCATAAAAGGAGCCGAACAAAATGCTGCAATGAAAACACTAATAGAATTGGATATCTCTAAAGCCTGA
- the rsmI gene encoding 16S rRNA (cytidine(1402)-2'-O)-methyltransferase, producing the protein MKLYLVPTPIGNLEDITLRALRVLKEVDVILAEDTRTSSKLLKHYEIEKKLMAHHQFNEHKVLDSLIRQIASGQTMAVITDAGTPGISDPGFLLIRACLQAGIEVECLPGPTAFVPALVNSGFPSDKFFFEGFLPHKKGRQTRLKELATLPYTFILYESPFRLVKTLEQLGEFLGMERRVSVSRELTKIYEETRRGSLHEIASWYKAHPPKGEIVIIVEGLTKSSLSSVNVEVEEEE; encoded by the coding sequence ATGAAACTATACCTGGTTCCTACCCCGATTGGCAATCTGGAAGATATCACTCTAAGGGCATTGAGGGTATTGAAGGAGGTGGATGTTATCCTTGCGGAAGACACCCGGACATCCTCCAAACTATTAAAGCATTATGAAATAGAGAAAAAGCTGATGGCTCATCACCAGTTTAATGAGCATAAAGTACTTGATTCTTTGATTCGTCAGATTGCCTCCGGTCAAACTATGGCAGTTATCACTGATGCCGGCACTCCGGGAATATCAGATCCGGGATTCCTTCTCATAAGGGCTTGTTTGCAAGCCGGAATTGAAGTAGAATGCCTGCCTGGTCCTACAGCCTTTGTTCCTGCCCTGGTGAATTCAGGATTTCCTAGTGACAAATTCTTCTTTGAAGGTTTCCTGCCCCATAAGAAAGGCAGACAAACCCGATTAAAGGAACTGGCAACATTGCCTTATACATTTATCCTTTATGAATCACCCTTTCGTCTGGTAAAAACGCTGGAACAACTTGGAGAATTCCTGGGTATGGAACGCAGAGTAAGTGTATCACGAGAGTTGACAAAAATATATGAAGAAACCCGTCGGGGGAGCCTCCATGAAATTGCTTCCTGGTACAAAGCCCATCCACCCAAAGGAGAAATTGTGATTATTGTTGAAGGTTTAACAAAAAGTTCACTGAGTTCCGTAAACGTTGAAGTGGAGGAAGAGGAATGA
- a CDS encoding cation transporter, with protein sequence MSTHGSNKAVFFALGGNLLIAIIKFIVSFITGSAAMLAESIHSTADSFNQVLLLIGNKRSKKAANEMHSLGYTREIFFWSLIVAVLLFFVGALFSIIEGIEKTIHPEEITGVKWLFIVLISSIIIEAKSFQVAYKEFRKTHKQPLLKALQQSNDVNLVVVIFEDSAALLGLIIVLISTLLAWQVDPIFDAIGSIMVGVLLLVISIMLIIEVKALIIGESIPRDERNKIKEIIHSYQKIKHINRVQTMVTGNHKYMVLLSVDLEDDMKIYDAENLIDKIKAEIISHIPEIETIYIEIKDAVRNQ encoded by the coding sequence ATGAGTACGCACGGATCAAATAAAGCCGTATTTTTTGCCCTGGGTGGTAATCTTCTTATTGCGATCATCAAATTCATTGTTTCCTTCATTACCGGAAGTGCTGCCATGCTGGCAGAATCTATACATTCCACGGCTGATTCATTCAACCAGGTATTACTCCTTATTGGAAATAAACGTTCTAAAAAAGCAGCTAATGAAATGCATAGTCTGGGCTATACCAGGGAGATTTTCTTCTGGTCGCTGATAGTTGCCGTATTACTGTTTTTTGTCGGCGCGCTGTTCTCTATTATAGAAGGAATTGAAAAGACTATTCATCCGGAGGAGATAACCGGAGTAAAGTGGTTGTTTATTGTTTTAATATCATCCATTATCATTGAAGCCAAATCATTCCAGGTAGCTTATAAGGAATTCAGAAAAACCCATAAACAACCTCTTTTAAAAGCCCTGCAACAATCCAATGATGTCAACCTGGTAGTAGTGATCTTTGAAGATTCTGCGGCTTTGCTCGGCCTAATCATTGTCCTGATTTCGACTTTACTGGCATGGCAGGTGGATCCAATCTTTGATGCAATTGGTAGTATTATGGTTGGAGTATTGCTCCTGGTGATTTCAATTATGCTGATCATTGAAGTTAAAGCACTAATAATTGGTGAAAGTATTCCCCGGGACGAAAGAAATAAAATCAAAGAAATCATTCACTCCTATCAAAAGATTAAACATATCAACAGGGTGCAGACCATGGTAACAGGCAATCATAAATATATGGTTCTCTTATCTGTTGATCTTGAAGATGACATGAAAATTTATGATGCCGAAAACCTTATTGATAAGATTAAAGCTGAAATCATCTCACATATTCCCGAAATAGAGACTATCTATATCGAGATTAAAGACGCAGTAAGAAACCAATAA
- a CDS encoding peptidylprolyl isomerase, whose product MKTSLAILFVTVLISSCTFKEKEDVVRISTPLGDIDVKLYDKTPLHHDNFLKLVESGYYDGLLFHRVINNFMIQGGDPDSRHASPGQFLGNGDTTYTLPFEYVPQYIHKRGVLAAARESDDINPKKESSGSQFYIVQGKKFTDEELNAVELKVERRTKQYILFSLLKKQADTIAYNQFKSFVDRRDTANIRMVVEKYHNAIEAEYMRTKPFKLTENQRQIYKTIGGTPHLDGAYTVFGEVISGMEIVDQIAAMKRDTNDRPETDIRMTMKVISRRK is encoded by the coding sequence ATGAAAACTAGTTTAGCCATTCTTTTTGTTACGGTGCTCATTAGTAGTTGCACTTTCAAAGAAAAGGAAGATGTTGTGAGAATTTCCACACCTTTAGGTGATATTGATGTAAAGCTTTATGATAAGACCCCCTTACATCATGACAATTTTCTGAAATTGGTTGAATCGGGTTATTATGATGGATTACTTTTCCACCGGGTAATCAATAATTTTATGATACAGGGAGGCGATCCTGATTCAAGGCATGCTAGTCCCGGACAGTTTCTGGGTAATGGTGATACTACCTACACATTGCCTTTTGAATATGTTCCCCAATACATCCACAAAAGAGGGGTACTTGCAGCTGCCCGTGAAAGTGATGATATTAATCCAAAGAAAGAGTCATCGGGTTCTCAGTTCTACATCGTTCAAGGCAAAAAATTCACTGATGAAGAACTAAATGCTGTAGAGCTAAAAGTTGAACGGAGAACAAAGCAGTACATTTTATTCAGTCTTCTGAAAAAGCAAGCAGATACAATTGCATATAATCAATTTAAATCTTTTGTAGATCGAAGGGATACTGCAAATATTCGGATGGTAGTAGAAAAATACCATAATGCTATCGAAGCTGAATATATGAGAACTAAGCCATTCAAACTCACAGAGAATCAGCGACAGATATATAAAACCATAGGGGGAACCCCGCACCTGGATGGAGCATACACGGTATTTGGTGAGGTCATCAGTGGCATGGAAATTGTTGATCAGATTGCTGCCATGAAAAGGGATACCAATGATAGGCCAGAAACAGATATCCGTATGACCATGAAGGTTATAAGTCGTCGCAAATAA
- a CDS encoding peptidylprolyl isomerase, producing MKKVTFISFILLFIFSMELDAQKQTKVLIHTDYGDIKLVLYNDTPKHRDNFVKLANEGFFNGSIFHRVINSFMVQGGGAAAGKPEKDYRVPAEILPAHIHKKGALAAARMGDQVNPKKESSGSQFYIVQGAKYTDAQLNQFEGQMGKKFTAEQRKAYTTVGGTPHLDGAYTVFGEVIEGIDVVDKIAAVKTGPGDKPVQDVKMTVKVL from the coding sequence ATGAAAAAAGTAACGTTCATTTCATTCATCCTCTTATTCATTTTTTCAATGGAACTTGATGCACAAAAACAGACTAAAGTATTGATTCACACAGATTATGGAGATATTAAGCTGGTCCTTTACAACGATACTCCCAAACACCGGGATAATTTTGTTAAACTAGCTAATGAAGGGTTCTTCAATGGTTCAATCTTCCATAGAGTGATCAATAGTTTTATGGTTCAGGGTGGTGGTGCTGCCGCCGGGAAACCTGAAAAAGATTACAGGGTTCCTGCTGAAATTCTGCCTGCTCATATTCACAAAAAAGGAGCGCTAGCTGCTGCCCGTATGGGTGACCAGGTAAATCCCAAGAAAGAGTCCTCCGGTTCTCAGTTTTACATTGTCCAGGGCGCTAAGTACACTGATGCCCAGTTAAACCAGTTTGAAGGACAAATGGGTAAAAAATTCACAGCTGAACAAAGAAAAGCTTATACAACTGTCGGAGGCACCCCTCATTTGGATGGAGCATATACAGTTTTTGGAGAAGTAATTGAAGGCATTGATGTTGTTGATAAAATTGCTGCCGTTAAAACGGGCCCTGGTGACAAACCTGTTCAGGATGTCAAAATGACAGTGAAAGTCCTTTAA
- a CDS encoding M28 family peptidase, whose amino-acid sequence MARLIRYNNVPGMNKFFCSSFLLIFFLLINISGVRAQDLNYAKHLVDTLSSPSFEGRGYVNGGDSKAAEFLANEFRTLNIQPFGDSFMQAYDFPINTLPGKLEVSIDGQSLDAGSQFQVWAASPTIKGTFRIIRVNAADLINPAKLRKHLKRSYADKFILIDRQGISDKRILSGIDSLKYTNYLNAKGLIFVNDQKLSWSVMIGYKPFNYPVIDIIKSSLPSRSHSISLNVESKFYRNYKTQNVIGFIKGSVYPDTFLVFTAHYDHLGRMGEEVYFPGANDNASGTAMVMDLARHYSIQSNAPAYSMVFILLSGEEAGLHGSNYCAEHPPFNLKKVKFLMNIDMIGTGSEGITVVNGSKFKEAYQRMVKINADQEYILTVKERGESCNSDHCPFYKKGVPAVFIYSMGKEFSEYHNEDDLFSKLPFTEYSDIFRLVKDFMNSATHW is encoded by the coding sequence ATGGCAAGACTAATCAGGTATAATAATGTACCGGGGATGAATAAATTCTTTTGCAGTTCCTTCCTGTTAATTTTCTTTCTACTAATAAACATATCGGGTGTTAGAGCACAGGATCTTAATTATGCAAAACACCTGGTTGATACGCTGAGTTCTCCATCTTTTGAGGGGAGAGGATATGTTAATGGAGGAGACAGCAAAGCTGCTGAGTTTCTTGCAAATGAATTCCGCACGTTAAATATTCAACCGTTCGGGGATTCGTTTATGCAAGCCTACGATTTTCCAATCAATACCCTACCAGGAAAACTTGAAGTATCAATTGACGGGCAGTCACTCGATGCCGGCAGTCAATTCCAGGTTTGGGCTGCTTCTCCAACCATCAAAGGAACATTTCGAATCATCAGGGTGAATGCTGCTGATCTTATTAATCCCGCAAAATTGAGGAAGCACTTAAAAAGAAGTTATGCTGACAAGTTCATTTTAATTGACCGGCAAGGTATTTCAGATAAAAGGATCCTTTCAGGGATAGATTCACTTAAATACACCAATTATTTAAATGCCAAAGGACTGATCTTTGTAAACGATCAAAAACTCTCCTGGTCGGTGATGATCGGGTATAAACCATTCAATTACCCTGTTATTGACATCATAAAAAGCAGCTTACCCTCACGTTCCCATTCTATTAGCCTTAATGTTGAAAGTAAATTTTACCGCAATTATAAAACCCAGAATGTAATTGGCTTCATAAAAGGATCGGTATACCCGGATACATTTCTTGTTTTTACAGCCCATTATGATCACCTTGGCCGAATGGGGGAAGAAGTATATTTCCCGGGTGCCAATGATAATGCCAGTGGCACTGCAATGGTCATGGACCTTGCAAGACATTACTCCATTCAAAGCAATGCTCCGGCTTATTCAATGGTTTTCATACTTCTCAGTGGAGAGGAGGCTGGGCTTCATGGTTCAAATTACTGTGCCGAACATCCGCCTTTCAATTTGAAGAAAGTGAAATTCCTCATGAATATTGATATGATAGGGACAGGAAGTGAAGGAATTACTGTAGTCAATGGCAGCAAGTTTAAGGAGGCCTACCAGAGAATGGTAAAAATAAATGCAGACCAGGAGTATATACTGACTGTTAAGGAAAGAGGTGAATCCTGCAATAGCGATCACTGTCCATTTTATAAAAAGGGAGTCCCGGCCGTCTTTATTTATTCAATGGGCAAGGAATTCAGTGAATACCACAATGAAGATGATCTCTTTTCCAAACTACCCTTTACTGAATATTCCGATATTTTCAGATTGGTAAAGGATTTTATGAATAGTGCAACCCATTGGTAA
- the pyk gene encoding pyruvate kinase: MKTKIVATIGPASSSPDMLRKLIENGVNVFRLNFSHGTYEDHEKVIISIRQLNLELGTHVSILADLQGPKIRIGIMENGIVQMEDHHELIITTKESISTVDRLYITYPEFAKDVKAGEDILLDDGKLQFRVIETNGSDEVKVRVVHGGPLSSKKGVNLPNTNVSIPSLTVKDKRDLEFAISQKVNWVALSFVRSGNDIVELRKEIELLTQESFRPRIIAKIEKPEAVKNMDEIIAATDGIMVARGDLGVELPLEQVPLVQKTLVSKCVSASKPVIIATQMMEGMISNIRPTRAEVNDVANSVLDGADAVMLSGETSVGMFPVEVIQTMKKIITEVEEFQDIYNKEHHVDPENKVSIISDSILFAACKIARESNARAILAMTHTGYSAFRISSQRPRQDIFIFSNDPYLVCTLSLVWGVRAVYFNEIEQSTTRTLKKITEKLISADLIRKGDLLVNVASTPIYISGNTNMLKLSFA, from the coding sequence ATGAAAACCAAAATTGTTGCTACAATAGGACCAGCGTCTTCTTCGCCTGATATGCTCAGGAAACTGATAGAAAATGGTGTAAATGTCTTCCGGTTGAATTTCTCCCATGGCACGTATGAAGATCATGAAAAAGTGATCATCTCGATTAGGCAGTTAAACCTTGAATTAGGAACACATGTTTCTATCCTGGCTGATTTACAAGGGCCTAAAATCAGGATTGGAATCATGGAAAATGGAATAGTTCAGATGGAAGATCATCATGAACTGATTATTACAACTAAAGAATCAATTTCTACGGTTGACCGTTTATATATTACTTATCCTGAATTTGCCAAAGATGTAAAAGCTGGAGAAGATATACTCCTTGATGACGGGAAATTACAATTCAGAGTAATCGAAACAAATGGATCTGATGAAGTAAAGGTCAGAGTAGTTCATGGAGGCCCATTATCTTCAAAAAAAGGCGTTAATCTGCCCAATACCAATGTTTCGATTCCTTCTTTAACGGTAAAAGACAAAAGAGATCTTGAGTTTGCTATTAGCCAAAAAGTGAATTGGGTTGCATTGTCGTTTGTCAGGTCAGGCAATGATATTGTTGAACTTAGAAAGGAAATAGAATTATTAACCCAGGAATCATTCCGTCCCCGGATTATTGCAAAAATCGAGAAACCGGAAGCAGTAAAAAATATGGATGAAATTATTGCTGCTACCGATGGTATAATGGTTGCCAGGGGTGATCTTGGTGTTGAACTCCCTCTTGAACAGGTTCCCCTTGTTCAGAAAACCCTTGTTTCGAAATGTGTGAGTGCCTCAAAACCCGTAATAATCGCCACCCAGATGATGGAAGGAATGATCTCCAACATCAGGCCAACAAGGGCTGAGGTCAATGATGTTGCCAATTCTGTGCTCGATGGTGCCGATGCTGTTATGTTAAGTGGTGAGACTTCAGTAGGAATGTTTCCGGTTGAAGTGATTCAGACTATGAAGAAGATCATTACTGAGGTCGAAGAATTCCAGGATATCTATAATAAGGAACATCATGTTGACCCCGAAAATAAAGTCAGTATCATTAGTGATTCCATTCTCTTTGCTGCCTGTAAAATTGCCCGCGAATCAAATGCCCGGGCAATCCTGGCCATGACCCATACAGGTTATTCTGCTTTCAGGATCAGCAGTCAACGACCACGGCAGGATATTTTTATTTTTTCAAATGACCCTTACCTTGTTTGTACTTTAAGCTTAGTATGGGGAGTTAGAGCTGTCTATTTCAATGAAATTGAGCAATCCACCACAAGGACCCTTAAAAAAATTACTGAAAAATTGATTTCAGCTGACTTGATCAGGAAAGGTGATTTGTTGGTTAATGTTGCTAGTACCCCTATCTATATTTCTGGTAACACAAATATGTTGAAATTAAGTTTCGCCTGA
- a CDS encoding thymidine kinase, translated as MFIENTANLTQRRGWIEVICGSMFSGKTEELIRRLNRARIARQKVEIFKPEIDKRYDEINVVSHNENSIRSIPIQTASEILLYIEGCDVIGIDEAQFLDADLPAVCNYIASQGTRVIVAGLDMDFQGNPFGPIPTLMATAEYVTKVHAICMQCGDLAHYSHRLVEGEKLVLLGEKESYEPLCRKCFTARKNAAPSL; from the coding sequence ATGTTTATTGAAAATACAGCTAATCTTACTCAGCGTCGGGGATGGATCGAAGTGATCTGTGGTTCCATGTTCTCAGGAAAAACTGAAGAACTGATTCGTCGTTTAAACAGGGCAAGAATCGCCAGGCAAAAAGTTGAAATCTTTAAGCCTGAAATTGATAAACGCTATGATGAAATCAATGTTGTTTCACATAATGAGAACAGTATACGCTCGATTCCTATTCAGACTGCTTCAGAAATATTGCTGTATATTGAAGGATGTGATGTGATTGGTATTGATGAAGCGCAGTTTCTGGATGCTGATTTACCGGCCGTTTGCAATTATATAGCCAGCCAGGGTACAAGAGTGATTGTGGCCGGACTGGATATGGACTTCCAGGGTAATCCATTTGGACCTATACCCACACTCATGGCAACCGCTGAGTATGTTACGAAAGTTCATGCGATCTGTATGCAATGTGGTGATCTTGCCCATTATTCACATCGGCTTGTAGAAGGTGAAAAACTGGTCCTACTTGGAGAAAAAGAGAGTTATGAACCGCTTTGCCGTAAATGTTTTACTGCCCGGAAAAATGCTGCTCCCTCATTATAA